In Cicer arietinum cultivar CDC Frontier isolate Library 1 chromosome 1, Cicar.CDCFrontier_v2.0, whole genome shotgun sequence, one DNA window encodes the following:
- the LOC101499816 gene encoding uncharacterized protein isoform X6, which produces MENKNGDDDPLVKLSDCLEELVNFTLYSHSQSPNLLNLSTQFCSTLLKHHPTNPLPSSHSQADSLDGVPLYPLYKRLASALLSCMESEAFCSTGCNLSMTNEFESSSMLHKHNEWHKLIVEKGSEIVNILKSVSFELHVQEPFFTQLKDGLKTIEGRCASGKYNRIELGNRILLNKSLVFEVQGLKWYPSFFDMLETECLGKVLPGVESVEEGVKIYRRFYTEEKEQTNGVLAITVSKLPVQPYTSLASLLSGLSFEGVQGLLGLMHTTGTIPNALPPPRSTLLASFNSPCNPNENALTHGARALAKHACRSSSGYWGSLVGNDSNKNRLAVDVINKLIAHCCWMNIHTVPPHGVVFEIRVADGYGARWSEDGCKFIGFLEPYIHDGHSKGWKH; this is translated from the exons ATGGAAAACAAAAATGGTGATGATGATCCATTGGTGAAGCTCAGTGATTGTTTGGAAGAGCTTGTAAACTTCACTCTCTATTCTCATTCTCAATCTCCTAACCTTCTCAATCTCTCAACACAATTCTGCTCCACTCTTCTCAAACATCACCCAACAAACCCATTACCTTCTTCACACTCACAAG CAGATTCTTTGGATGGAGTGCCACTGTATCCTTTGTACAAGCGTCTTGCTTCCGCTTTGTTGTCGTGTATGGAATCTGAAGCATTTTGTAGTACAGGCTGCAATTTATCCATGACCAATGAATTTGAAAGTTCTTCCATGCTGCATAAACACAATGAATGGCACAAATTGATTGTGGAGAAAGGATCTGAAATAGTGAAT ATTTTGAAGAGTGTTTCCTTTGAACTCCATGTTCAAGAACCTTTTTTTACACAGCTAAAAG ATGGTCTGAAAACAATTGAGGGGAGGTGTGCCAGCGGCAAATACAACAG GATTGAATTAGGAAATCGGATTCTCTTAAATAAGTCTTTGGTGTTTGAAGTTCAG GGACTAAAGTGGTATCCTTCATTCTTTGACATGTTGGAGACAGAATGTCTTGGAAAAGTTCTTCCAGGAGTTGAAAGTGTTGAAGAAG GTGTAAAGATCTATCGGAGGTTTTACACGGAAGAGAAAGAACAGACAAATGGCGTTCTTGCAATCACTGTTTCAAAACTCCCGGTTCAACCGTACACTTCTTTGGCTAGCTTACTTTCT GGATTAAGCTTTGAGGGTGTTCAAGGCCTTCTCGGTCTAATGCATACTACCGGGACAATTCCTAATGCACTTCCACCTCCAAGATCAACTCTCTTAGCGTCATTTAATTCCCCATGCAACCCAAAC GAAAATGCCTTGACTCATGGAGCTCGAGCATTGGCGAAGCATGCCTGTAGGAGTAGCAGTGGTTATTGGGGTTCTCTGGTTGGAAATG ATTCCAATAAAAATAGGCTTGCAGTGGATGTTATTAACAAGTTAATAGCACATTGTTGTTGGATGAATATACACACCGTCCCGCCACATGGAGTTGTCTTTGAAATAAGGGTTGCTGATGGATATGGTGCGCGTTGGTCAGAGGATGGATGTAAG
- the LOC101499816 gene encoding uncharacterized protein isoform X5, producing MENKNGDDDPLVKLSDCLEELVNFTLYSHSQSPNLLNLSTQFCSTLLKHHPTNPLPSSHSQADSLDGVPLYPLYKRLASALLSCMESEAFCSTGCNLSMTNEFESSSMLHKHNEWHKLIVEKGSEIVNILKSVSFELHVQEPFFTQLKDGLKTIEGRCASGKYNRIELGNRILLNKSLVFEVQGLKWYPSFFDMLETECLGKVLPGVESVEEGVKIYRRFYTEEKEQTNGVLAITVSKLPVQPYTSLASLLSGLSFEGVQGLLGLMHTTGTIPNALPPPRSTLLASFNSPCNPNVHVMINIQENALTHGARALAKHACRSSSGYWGSLVGNDSNKNRLAVDVINKLIAHCCWMNIHTVPPHGVVFEIRVADGYGARWSEDGCKFIGFLEPYIHDGHSKGWKH from the exons ATGGAAAACAAAAATGGTGATGATGATCCATTGGTGAAGCTCAGTGATTGTTTGGAAGAGCTTGTAAACTTCACTCTCTATTCTCATTCTCAATCTCCTAACCTTCTCAATCTCTCAACACAATTCTGCTCCACTCTTCTCAAACATCACCCAACAAACCCATTACCTTCTTCACACTCACAAG CAGATTCTTTGGATGGAGTGCCACTGTATCCTTTGTACAAGCGTCTTGCTTCCGCTTTGTTGTCGTGTATGGAATCTGAAGCATTTTGTAGTACAGGCTGCAATTTATCCATGACCAATGAATTTGAAAGTTCTTCCATGCTGCATAAACACAATGAATGGCACAAATTGATTGTGGAGAAAGGATCTGAAATAGTGAAT ATTTTGAAGAGTGTTTCCTTTGAACTCCATGTTCAAGAACCTTTTTTTACACAGCTAAAAG ATGGTCTGAAAACAATTGAGGGGAGGTGTGCCAGCGGCAAATACAACAG GATTGAATTAGGAAATCGGATTCTCTTAAATAAGTCTTTGGTGTTTGAAGTTCAG GGACTAAAGTGGTATCCTTCATTCTTTGACATGTTGGAGACAGAATGTCTTGGAAAAGTTCTTCCAGGAGTTGAAAGTGTTGAAGAAG GTGTAAAGATCTATCGGAGGTTTTACACGGAAGAGAAAGAACAGACAAATGGCGTTCTTGCAATCACTGTTTCAAAACTCCCGGTTCAACCGTACACTTCTTTGGCTAGCTTACTTTCT GGATTAAGCTTTGAGGGTGTTCAAGGCCTTCTCGGTCTAATGCATACTACCGGGACAATTCCTAATGCACTTCCACCTCCAAGATCAACTCTCTTAGCGTCATTTAATTCCCCATGCAACCCAAAC GTACACGTAATGATCAATATTCAGGAAAATGCCTTGACTCATGGAGCTCGAGCATTGGCGAAGCATGCCTGTAGGAGTAGCAGTGGTTATTGGGGTTCTCTGGTTGGAAATG ATTCCAATAAAAATAGGCTTGCAGTGGATGTTATTAACAAGTTAATAGCACATTGTTGTTGGATGAATATACACACCGTCCCGCCACATGGAGTTGTCTTTGAAATAAGGGTTGCTGATGGATATGGTGCGCGTTGGTCAGAGGATGGATGTAAG